A DNA window from Elusimicrobiaceae bacterium contains the following coding sequences:
- a CDS encoding response regulator, with translation MSKTILVVDDNEMNRKLLRVLLSSRGYSVEEAETGQTGLAQAKSCQPNLILLDYRLPDMNGVEIARELKSDDRYASIPIIIVTAIALSEESARITRESGCLEYITKPIDVHALLDAVEKHIA, from the coding sequence ATGAGCAAAACTATTCTGGTGGTTGACGATAACGAGATGAACAGGAAACTGCTCCGGGTGTTGCTTTCGTCGCGCGGTTACAGTGTCGAGGAAGCGGAAACCGGGCAGACCGGACTGGCCCAGGCGAAAAGCTGCCAGCCGAACCTTATCCTGCTTGATTACCGGCTGCCCGACATGAACGGCGTCGAGATTGCGCGCGAACTCAAAAGCGACGACCGTTACGCGAGTATTCCCATCATTATAGTTACGGCCATCGCCCTGAGCGAAGAAAGCGCGCGCATTACCCGCGAATCCGGCTGCCTTGAATACATCACCAAGCCGATTGACGTGCACGCGCTGCTCGACGCGGTTGAAAAACATATCGCCTGA